The Acidaminococcales bacterium genomic sequence CAGGTAACCTTCGCGTCGATAAGCGACATGCGGGCGCGGGCGCTGGGGCTCCAATACACCAGCGTGTCGAGCAACGAGAAGGCGCAGGCGGCGATCACGGAAGTGGACAACGCCACCACGCGGGTGTCCTCGCAGAGAAGCCTTTTGGGGGCGATCCAGAACCGGATGGAATACGCGATCAACGCGCTGGAGACGACGTCGGAGAACGTGACGTCGGCGGAGTCGCGCATCCGCGACACCGACATGGCGGCGGAGATGTCGAGGTTCTCGAAGGAGAACATCAAGTCGCAGGCGGCGCAGACGATGGTGGCACAGGCAAACGCCCGTGCGCAGCAAGTGTTGACCCTCCTGCAGTAGCCTATTGTTTTCGCGGACGAAACATGTTAAAATGTCCGGCAAAAAAGAGGGGTCGGGATTTTCCGGCCCCTCTTTTTGTGGTATAATGGTATAATATAGATGTTATCATAAAACAGGCGGGGAGTTTTTATGACGGAGAAAATAACCGGCCTTCTGGACGAAGTGCAGGACGAGGTTTTCGCTCTGCAATTCAAAGAGGCGGACAAGAAGCTGCTGCTTTTGCTGGAAGGGCTGGAACCTTGGGCAAGCGAGCTGCGGCCGGACAAATTGCCGGAATTCAACAAAATAATGCTGGAAGTATCCGCCGCCCGGCAGAAAGCCGACTACCTGCTGCTGGCCGACCTGTTGGAATACAAGCTGCGGCTCTTTGCGGAAAAGGCGGCCACATGAAGAATTTTCTGGAGGAAAATTTAAATTTCTTAAAAAACAACGCGCCCGCTTTGCACGCGCAACTAATCAACGGCGAGGACGATACGGGGGCGGAAGCTTTTTGGGACGGCCGGCGCCGTTTGCTCAAGGTGAAAAAAGGCGCCGCCGAGGTTACGCTGGGCAGCGCGGTCAACCCCAAGCGGGAGGCGGAGCGGCTGTTTGCCGCAAGCGACGAAAACGCCGGGCTGGTGATCCTTCTGGGCGTGGGCGGGCTTGGGTTGCTGGGCGCGATAAAAGAACGCTTTCGCCGCCTGCGGCGGCTGGTCATCATTGAGCCCAGCCGGAACATCTTTCGCGCCCTGCTTGAGGAAATGCCGCTGAAGAAGATTTTCGCCGCTTTTCCCAAAACCGACATCAGCATCATACTCGGCGATGATTTCGCGCAAATAAACAATTGGTATAAAACATTTGTTTTTAATTATGCTTTGGAAAGCGCGGCCGTGCTCCTGCCGGTGGGATACGCTTCGCTTTTTCCCCTGCACCGGGGAAAGCTGGCGGAATTTGACCGGGACGCGCGGCTGCAGCTGAGTGGGACTTTAGTTACCCACCAGGCTTTTCGGTACATGTGGCACGCCAACCAGTGGCGCAACCTGAAGCTGCGTTCCGCCCATTTTTCCGCTTTGGGCGAAATCATCCGGAACATGCCGGTGATTATTGTTTCTTCCGGTCCTTCGCTCAACGAAAATATAAGCATTTTGCGCGAGGTAGGCGACCGGGCTTTTGTTATCGCCTGCGGCACGGCCATCCGCATACTGCACAGCCGGGGCATAGTGCCGCATCTGCGCCTTTCCATCGAGGGCAACAGCCTGCAGGAGCGCTTGTTTGACGGCATAGACCCGGACGAGTGCCCGCTCGGCTATACTGATTTTATAAAAAGCAGCATAGCGCGGGCTTACGACGGCAACTGCCTGGAAATATTCGCGGCGCATAATTATCCGGTGAAATCGTTGCTTTTGCGCAGCCGGGGGATTGTTGTGCCGGAAACCGGCAGCGGCGCTTCGGTTTCCAATCTGGGCCTGTTTTTGGCGGACACGCTCGGCGCGCCCAAGATCATCCTCATTGGCCAGGATCTGTGCTGGCGGCAGGACAAAAATTACGCCGACGGCAGTTGGGCGTCCGATAAAGAAAATCGGTGGCTGGCAACTTACACCAACCGTTTCCCGCTTAAAAACATGTACGGCGAGATAGTGTATACGGACAGCAGTTTTGTCAATATAAAGATTACGCTTGAGCATGTCGCGCTTATGAGCAGGAACAGGCATTTTATCAACGCCACCGAAGGGGGGCTTAACATCATCGGCTTTGAAAACAAACGGTTGATAGACGTCCTGGCGCAGGACCTGCCGCCCGCGCCGCCGGTCGCCGATTTGCGGCGCGCCGTGAAAGACGCCATAGAAGGGCAGCTGCTCAACAAACTGTGGACGGAGGATTACGCGCTGAACCTTTACCGCCGGTGCCGGCAGGAAATAAAAAGTCTGCGGGAAGAATTCGGCGTTCTGGAAGAGGCCCTCGAAAAGGCAAAGGGCAGCGGCAAGAACGCTTCCGTCCGCAACCGTTATGAAAAACTGCTGAGAGCCCCGCTGTTTGGAGCGTTGTTCGGCAACGGGCTGAGCAGGGAGGCCAAGGAAGTGCGGGAGGCACTAGCCGGGCGCGACGCAAAAAGGCAGGAAGAGGCGTTTTTGGCTTTTGTCGCGGCCGGCAAGGATTTTACCGATTTTTCGCTGGAGCTGGCCGAAGAATTTCTGGCGGGCAGGGGAGACGAGCTTGATATAATTTTTCAGACGTGAAATACAGGCGGATGGGAGTTGTTTTATGGGTTCGGCGCGTTATTGCCGCGGGGGTGACGTTTCGCCGCTTACGGCGGCGGAAAGCTTTGCCGTCGCGAAAGAATTGCCGGAAGGCTGCTTTATCGACAAGCCGGGGGTTTATGCTTTTGCCGGCGAGGCCTGGCCGGTGGAGAAGGAGGGCCTGTACCGGTTTTGCGGCGCGGACGGGCAAACCGGCCAGCGCTGTTATTTTAAAAAAGACGCTTTCGCCCTGATGTCGGCGCTTTTTAACCTCAGCGCCTATGTGGGCAAAACCTTGGAAGTGGGCCATTTTGACATTTTAAATCATCGTTTGGCCAATAAGGACGAGGAAAACTTTCCTCCCTTTGCCTTGGCCACGATAGTTTTGCACGATCTTTTCACGGCCTGGCGGCATGTCGCGCTATATTCGCCGGTCGTCGGCAACTCGGTTTTTGACTGGATAGAAGTCTGGAACGAAGAAACCGGCGCCTGGGAATTGTATTGGCCGGAAAATTACGCTTTTCTCGGCGCGGTTGGCAAGGAGCGGACCTGTTTCGATGTTTTCGCCTCTTTTGCCCGGGGCGAAGGGGAAGTTACCCTTATCGCCCCCACAAAGCCATTATACAACGGAATCCTGGCGCGGGCCGGCCTTTTGGAAGATGTCCGCGCGGCGCTGGATGACAGGGCGAAATTGGCGGAAATCATCGGGCAGCTGAAGATGTTTCCGGTGATCCGCGACCGGGGAAGGCTGGTTGCGCGAGCCGCCGCCCAGGAAGAATACGGCGGCCTTTGCCCGGACAAGAAAGCGCGGCTGGGCGGCAACCCCGACCTTGAATACGCCGTGAGTTTTCTCGCGGAAGATGATTTGCGCGAGCGCGTTTACGGCAAACAGATATATATAGTCTGGCGCCGGCTGATCCGGACGGGCGGCTGAAGGGGCGCGGCGGACTGGGACGGCGCGAGGCATTTGGGAGGAAGATATGTTTAACGGTAAAGCGGTGATGGTTACGGGCGGCACCGGTTCTTTCGGCAGGATGTTCATAAAGATGCTTCTTGCCCGTTACAAGCCGCGCCGGGTGATCGTCTTTTCCCGGGACGAGCTTAAACAATTTGACATGCGGCAGACTTTCGATCATCCTTGCATGCGTTATTTCCTTGGCGACGTGCGCGACGAGCACCGCCTGCTGCAGGCCATGCTCAACGTCGATTATGTGGCGCACGCCGCCGCCCTGAAACAGGTGCCGGCCGCCGAATACAATCCCATGGAATGTATCAAGACCAACGTGATGGGCGCGCAGAACGTCATCAACGCCGCCCTGGAGTGCAAAGTGGAGAAGGTAATCGCCCTTTCCACCGACAAGGCGGCCAACCCGATCAATCTTTACGGGGCAACCAAGCTGGCCTCCGACAAGCTGTTTGTCGCGGCCAACAACCTTGCCGGCAATCGGCCTACCGTTTTTTCCGTCGTCCGTTACGGCAATGTGGTAGGCTCGCGCGGCTCGGTGGCGCCCTTTTTCCGGGAACTGGCGGCAAGAGGGGCAAAAGAGCTGCCGGTAACCCATCCGGGCATGACCCGTTTCTGGCTGCGGCTGGAAGACGGGGTGGATTTCGTGCTGGCAAGTTTTAAAAGGATGCGGGGCGGGGAGATTTTCGTGCCCAAAATTCCTT encodes the following:
- a CDS encoding flagellin, whose amino-acid sequence is QVTFASISDMRARALGLQYTSVSSNEKAQAAITEVDNATTRVSSQRSLLGAIQNRMEYAINALETTSENVTSAESRIRDTDMAAEMSRFSKENIKSQAAQTMVAQANARAQQVLTLLQ
- a CDS encoding DUF115 domain-containing protein is translated as MKNFLEENLNFLKNNAPALHAQLINGEDDTGAEAFWDGRRRLLKVKKGAAEVTLGSAVNPKREAERLFAASDENAGLVILLGVGGLGLLGAIKERFRRLRRLVIIEPSRNIFRALLEEMPLKKIFAAFPKTDISIILGDDFAQINNWYKTFVFNYALESAAVLLPVGYASLFPLHRGKLAEFDRDARLQLSGTLVTHQAFRYMWHANQWRNLKLRSAHFSALGEIIRNMPVIIVSSGPSLNENISILREVGDRAFVIACGTAIRILHSRGIVPHLRLSIEGNSLQERLFDGIDPDECPLGYTDFIKSSIARAYDGNCLEIFAAHNYPVKSLLLRSRGIVVPETGSGASVSNLGLFLADTLGAPKIILIGQDLCWRQDKNYADGSWASDKENRWLATYTNRFPLKNMYGEIVYTDSSFVNIKITLEHVALMSRNRHFINATEGGLNIIGFENKRLIDVLAQDLPPAPPVADLRRAVKDAIEGQLLNKLWTEDYALNLYRRCRQEIKSLREEFGVLEEALEKAKGSGKNASVRNRYEKLLRAPLFGALFGNGLSREAKEVREALAGRDAKRQEEAFLAFVAAGKDFTDFSLELAEEFLAGRGDELDIIFQT
- the pseB gene encoding UDP-N-acetylglucosamine 4,6-dehydratase (inverting) is translated as MFNGKAVMVTGGTGSFGRMFIKMLLARYKPRRVIVFSRDELKQFDMRQTFDHPCMRYFLGDVRDEHRLLQAMLNVDYVAHAAALKQVPAAEYNPMECIKTNVMGAQNVINAALECKVEKVIALSTDKAANPINLYGATKLASDKLFVAANNLAGNRPTVFSVVRYGNVVGSRGSVAPFFRELAARGAKELPVTHPGMTRFWLRLEDGVDFVLASFKRMRGGEIFVPKIPSMRILDLAKAVAPHLPVKITGIRPGEKLHEVMCPADSYYITVEFDKYYVIKPTIDFAREVDYERSLDGESGRPVPENFEYSSGVNPHFLTVEELREMNGP